The following are encoded together in the Vigna angularis cultivar LongXiaoDou No.4 chromosome 9, ASM1680809v1, whole genome shotgun sequence genome:
- the LOC108346749 gene encoding uncharacterized protein LOC108346749, which yields MGRPDGGHPLQLFLAVSEDTVSSALVQEQPEFKLVYFVSRTLQPTETRYKRVEKIALALVVAARRLRPYFQSHQVIVRTDHPIAKILHKPDLAGRIVGWSVELSEFRLQFEPRGSVRGQHLADFAVELQEEKGPYEWVLYVDGSSEKSGGGAGVVLEGPNGFIVEQAIVFRFKIRNNQAEYEAVLAGLELAKELGAVLVKCRTDSQLVVGQLTESFQTKDDQLLRYFHKVKELVKQFRVVEFKHVPREQNARADILSKLANSKGKDHLSSVIRQVMMNPSVESCAVHEIPAQPDWRKEISEIIQRQESRLHVQAQEAKKAACYLMIGEDLYKRGFSCPLLKCVTSEEAEYVMRELHDGACGMHIG from the coding sequence ATGGGGCGACCCGACGGAGGACACCCGTTACAGCTATTCTTGGCGGTTTCGGAGGACACGGTCAGCTCGGCATTGGTGCAGGAGCAACCTGAATTTAAACTTGTGTACTTTGTCAGTCGAACATTGCAGCCGACAGAGACTAGGTACAAAAGGGTGGAAAAGATTGCTTTGGCTTTGGTGGTTGCAGCAAGACGTTTGAGGCCGTACTTTCAGAGCCACCAGGTGATAGTACGAACGGATCACCCGATCGCAAAAATCTTGCACAAGCCTGACTTGGCGGGGAGAATAGTAGGGTGGTCTGTGGAGTTGTCAGAGTTCAGACTGCAATTTGAGCCGAGGGGATCAGTCCGAGGGCAGCACCTGGCTGATTTTGCGGTTGAATTACAAGAGGAAAAAGGACCTTATGAATGGGTCCTTTATGTGGATGGCTCTTCGGAGAAATCCGGAGGAGGAGCAGGTGTTGTTTTGGAGGGACCGAACGGCTTTATTGTCGAACAGGCAATTGTCTTTCGgttcaaaataagaaataatcAAGCCGAGTACGAAGCAGTATTAGCCGGGCTAGAATTGGCCAAAGAGTTGGGAGCGGTCTTGGTCAAATGCCGAACGGATTCCCAACTGGTGGTAGGACAATTGACCGAGAGTTTCCAGACCAAAGACGATCAGTTGCTTCGATATTTTCACAAAGTAAAGGAGTTGGTGAAGCAGTTCCGGGTGGTGGAGTTCAAACATGTGCCTAGGGAGCAAAATGCGAGGGCGGACATCTTGTCCAAGCTCGCCAACAGCAAAGGAAAAGATCACTTGTCTTCGGTCATAAGGCAAGTTATGATGAACCCATCGGTGGAGAGCTGTGCCGTTCATGAGATACCCGCTCAACCGGACTGGAGGAAAGAAATAAGTGAGATTATTCAGAGGCAGGAGAGTAGACTGCACGTTCAGGCACAGGAAGCAAAGAAAGCCGCTTGCTATCTGATGATAGGAGAAGACCTTTATAAAAGGGGATTCTCTTGCCCCTTGTTGAAATGCGTAACCTCGGAGGAGGCCGAATATGTGATGAGGGAGTTGCATGATGGAGCATGTGGCATGCATATAGGCTAA
- the LOC108347378 gene encoding disease resistance protein RLM3 isoform X2, with protein sequence MEFASSSSSSSSSFLKSEPHFIYDVVINFGGEDIGRRFLSHLHYALLQAQVKTFTSEENGQEGTKLEEHMRAIAASKIAIIVFSKTYAESICCLIELEEIIECLKTFGQIVLPVFYEIDPLDVRDQTNDFGKALGQTANKSYSGEQLEHALSRWSRALAIASGITGWDLRNFR encoded by the exons ATGGAGTtcgcttcttcttcatcatcgtcatcttcatctttcttGAAATCAGAACCCCATTTCATATACGATGTGGTCATCAACTTTGGGGGAGAAGACATCGGTAGAAGGTTCCTTTCTCATCTTCATTATGCCCTTTTACAAGCTCAAGTCAAAACTTTTACTAGCGAGGAAAATGGTCAAGAGGGAACGAAGCTGGAAGAACACATGCGAGCAATAGCAGCCTCTAAGATTGCAATAATCGTTTTCTCCAAAACATATGCTGAATCTATCTGCTGTCTTATTGAGCTTGAAGAAATCATTGAATGCCTCAAAACATTTGGCCAAATAGTTTTGCCCGTATTTTACGAGATTGATCCATTGGATGTTCGTGATCAGACAAACGATTTTGGAAAAGCATTGGGACAAACTGCAAACAAAAGTTATTCAGGAGAACAACTGGAACATGCATTGTCCAGGTGGAGCCGTGCACTCGCCATAGCTTCAGGTATCACTGGTTGGGATCTCAGAAATTTTAG ataa
- the LOC108346751 gene encoding disease resistance protein RUN1: MEFASSSLSSSSSSFLTSEPHFIHDVFINFGGEDIGRRFVSHLHSVLLQSQVKTFISQENLHEGMKLEEQMRAIRHTKITIIVLSKSYTESPCCLLVLEKIIECHETFGQIVLPVFYEIDPLDVRHQKDDFGKALEDTARRSYSGEQLQHAPSRWSSALNRVAGMTGWDDTDFRHDAELVERIVSRVKTLLDYKDLFITEYPVGLESRVKDVIKCIKNQSTKVYMIGILGMRGSGKTTIAKAIYNRIYREFIAKSFIENITYAWHAENKDERYVALQEKLLSDFLKFKLEVKRVGMRRTMIENSFSRKKLLIVLDDVNQIGQLENLWGSLRRFGQGTVIIITTRNASLLNRLKVNYAYETHRLNENESLELFSWRAFREAKPRNKWSLLARNVVVCCGGLPLALQFLGSCLCDRTIEVWESVLLKLQRIPPNEQLLNLLKISFDNLPDTEKDIFLDVCCFFIGKERDYVTEILNGCGLHADIGITFLIERGLIKVERNNKFQIHPLLQAMGRGIIFQECPEEPGERSRLWSQDVKYVLKENTGTEAIEGLSLKLHSTTRACFKAHAFKKMKRLRLLRLYNVQLTGDYGNISEQLRWICWRGFPYKHIPSNFQLQNVIAMDLKYSHLQLLWKQPLWKQPQVLERLKFLNISHSKYLKETPDFSRLPSLEQLILKDCPSLLKVHQSIGDLSNILLINLKDCTSLRYLPREIYKLTSLKTLILSGCSKLGSIDITQVKSLVTIIT; the protein is encoded by the exons ATGGAGtttgcatcttcttctttatcatcatcatcttcatccttcttAACATCAGAACCCCATTTCATACACGATGTGTTCATCAACTTTGGTGGAGAAGACATCGGTAGAAGGTTTGTTTCTCATCTCCATTCTGTCCTTTTACAATCTCAAGTCAAAACTTTTATTAGCCAGGAGAATCTGCATGAGGGAATGAAGCTGGAAGAGCAGATGCGAGCAATAAGACACACTAAGATTACAATTATCGTTCTCTCCAAATCATACACTGAATCTCCTTGCTGTCTTCTTGTGCTTGAAAAAATCATTGAATGCCACGAAACATTTGGCCAAATAGTTCTGCCCGTATTTTACGAGATTGACCCATTGGATGTACGTCATCAGAAGGATGATTTTGGAAAAGCGTTGGAAGACACTGCACGCAGAAGCTATTCAGGAGAACAACTGCAACATGCGCCGTCCAGGTGGAGCAGTGCACTCAATAGAGTTGCAGGTATGACTGGTTGGGATGACACAGATTTTAG GCATGATGCAGAACTTGTAGAGCGAATTGTTAGCCGCGTTAAGACATTACTGGACTATAAAGACTTGTTTATTACCGAATATCCTGTTGGATTAGAGTCCCGCGTGAAAGACGTgattaaatgtattaaaaatcaATCCACCAAAGTGTATATGATAGGAATATTGGGAATGAGAGGGTCGGGTAAAACAACCATAGCCAAAGCCATCTACAATCGAATTTATCGTGAATTCATTGCTAAGAGTTTTATTGAGAATATTACTTATGCTTGGCATGCagaaaataaagatgaaagGTATGTTGCTTTGCAAGAAAAACTTCTTTCTGATTTCCTAAAATTCAAGTTGGAGGTAAAACGCGTTGGGATGAGAAGAACTATGATCGAGAATAGTTTTTCTCGAAAAAAGTTGCTCATTGTGCTTGATGACGTGAATCAAATTGGCCAATTAGAAAACCTATGGGGGAGTCTTCGACGGTTCGGTCAAGGAACTGTGATAATCATTACAACTAGAAATGCTAGCCTGCTGAACCGACTCAAAGTTAATTATGCTTATGAAACGCATCGTTTGAACGAAAATGAGTCACTTGAGCTTTTTAGTTGGCGTGCCTTTAGAGAAGCAAAACCAAGAAACAAATGGAGTTTACTCGCAAGAAACGTCGTTGTTTGTTGTGGAGGACTACCGCTAGCTCTTCAGTTCCTTGGTTCCTGTTTATGTGATAGGACAATAGAAGTGTGGGAAAGTGTATTGTTGAAACTACAAAGAATTCCCCCGAATGAACAACTTCTgaacttattaaaaataagttttgatAATTTACCTGATACGGAAAAGGATATATTTCTGGATGTATGTTGTTTCTTTATTGGCAAAGAAAGAGACTATGTGACAGAGATATTAAATGGCTGTGGACTACATGCTGATATTGGAATAACATTTCTCATAGAGCGTGGCCTCATAAAAGTTGAAAGgaacaacaaatttcaaatcCATCCTTTGTTACAAGCCATGGGAAGAGGAATTATTTTTCAAGAATGCCCAGAGGAACCGGGGGAAAGGAGTCGATTGTGGTCGCAGGACGTAAAATATGTACTGAAAGAGAATACT GGGACAGAAGCTATCGAGGGATTGTCCCTGAAACTGCATTCAACAACTAGAGCTTGCTTCAAAGCTCATGcttttaagaaaatgaagagaCTGAGACTGCTACGACTTTATAATGTGCAACTTACTGGAGATTATGGGAACATTTCTGAACAACTGAGATGGATTTGTTGGCGAGGGTTTCCATATAAACACATTCCAAGCAACTTTCAATTGCAAAATGTAATTGCAATGGATTTAAAGTATAGTCATCTTCAACTCCTCTGGAAACAACCACTCTGGAAGCAACCCCAG GTTTTAGAGCGGTTAAAATTCCTTAATATCAGTCACTCCAAATACTTGAAAGAAACACCAGACTTTTCGAGACTACCAAGTCTTGAACAGCTCATTCTAAAAGATTGTCCAAGTTTGCTCAAGGTACACCAATCCATTGGTGATCTCTCCAATATACTATTGATAAATTTGAAGGATTGCACAAGTCTAAGATATCTCCCAAGAGAGATATATAAGTTGACATCTTTAAAAACTCTCATCCTATCTGGTTGTTCGAAGCTTGGCTCTATAGATATAACACAGGTGAAATCCTTGGTAACTATAATTACTTAA
- the LOC108347377 gene encoding disease resistance protein RUN1 encodes MEFASSSSSSSSSSFLKSEPHFIYDVFINFGGEDIGRKLVSHLHSVLLQAQVKTLVNEENLQEGMKLEEHMGAIAVSKIAIIVFSKTYTESTCCLLELEKIIECLETFGQVVLPVFYEIEPLDVRDQKDDFGKALEETAKKSYLGEQLEHALSRWRRALTTAASMTSWDVRDFRDDAELVEVIVRHVQTLLDYKDLFITEFPVGLESRVEKVIGCIKNHDTKVCIIGIWGMVGTGKTTIAKAIYNRIYRLFIGKSFIETIREFWCLLYRTYVDLQEHLLDDVLKYKFELENDEMGRTLIKTKFSRKKLLIVLDDVSEFGQLENLCGNREWFGRGTVIIITTRDAKMLNRLKVNYVYKMDDMNKNDSLELLSWHAFGEAKPRKELNEIARNIVANCGGLPLALKVLGGWTMQIPYVQVQEWKYVSLRLPNAFARVREKLKISFDGLGDMEKDIFLDVCCFFIGKERGYATEILNGCGLHADIGITVLIERDFIKVERNNKLEMHPLLRDMGREITRRDWPQEPGKRSRLWFHEDVKDILKTKSGTKATQGLSLKLHSTSRDCFEAQAFKNMKSLRLLQLDHVQLTGDYGYLSKQLRWICWKGFPSKYIPNNFCMESVVAMDLKHSHLQLLWKQPLSNQPQVLERLKFLNLSHSKYLRETPDFSILPSLEQLILKDCRSLCNVHPSIGDLCNLFLINLKDCTSLSCLPREVYKLKSLRTFILSGCFKIFILEEDIVQLESLITLVTENTVAESTAVKQLPCSIVSSKSIGYISLRGFEASSHNIFPSIIRSWMSPIVNPQSYISPYCMDMKNNNERDLAPLLSVLANIRTVLVQCDAEVQLSKQVKKILVECSVNFTESRISKRHLRFSLNCVGSYNDFFNTLNNSVSEGLASSECNDVSLPGDNYPWLVHMGEGHSVSFTVPQNSDMKRMILCVVYLSTPGIMATECLRSVLIVNYTKCKLQIHNHGSVISINDDDWHGIMANLGSGEKVEIFLTFDHGLVRLYDMW; translated from the exons ATGGAGTtcgcttcttcttcatcatcgtcatcatcttcatccttccTAAAATCAGAACCCCATTTCATATACGATGTATTCATTAACTTTGGGGGAGAAGACATCGGTAGGAAGTTGGTTTCTCATCTCCACTCTGTCCTTTTACAAGCTCAAGTCAAAACTTTGGTTAACGAGGAGAATCTGCAAGAGGGAATGAAGCTGGAAGAACACATGGGAGCAATAGCAGTCTCTAAGATTGCAATAATCGTTTTTTCCAAAACATACACTGAATCCACATGCTGTCTTCTTGAGCTTGAAAAGATTATTGAATGCCTCGAAACTTTTGGCCAAGTAGTTCTGCCCGTATTTTACGAGATTGAACCATTGGATGTACGTGATCagaaagatgattttggaaAAGCGTTGGAAGAAACTGCAAAAAAAAGCTATTTAGGAGAACAACTGGAACATGCGTTGTCCAGGTGGAGACGTGCACTCACCACAGCTGCAAGTATGACTAGTTGGGATGTCAGAGATTTCAG GGATGATGCTGAACTTGTGGAGGTAATTGTTAGGCACGTTCAGACATTACTGGACTATAAAGACTTGTTTATTACCGAATTTCCTGTTGGATTAGAGTCCCGCGTGGAAAAGGTTATTGGATGTATTAAAAATCATGACACCAAAGTCTGTATAATAGGGATATGGGGAATGGTAGGAACGGGTAAAACTACCATAGCCAAAGCCATCTACAATCGTATATATCGTCTATTCATTGGTAAGAGTTTTATTGAAACTATTAGAGAGTTTTGGTGTCTATTATATAGAACATATGTTGATTTGCAAGAACATCTTCTTGATGATGTCCTTAAATACAAGTTTGAGTTGGAAAACGACGAGATGGGAAGAACCCTGATCAAGACTAAATTCTCCCGAAAAAAGTTACTCATTGTGCTTGATGATGTGAGTGAGTTTGGCCAACTAGAAAACCTATGCGGGAATCGCGAATGGTTTGGTAGGGGAACTGTGATAATCATTACAACTAGAGATGCTAAAATGCTAAACAGACTGAAagttaattatgtttataaaatgGATGATATGAACAAAAATGATTCCCTTGAGCTTTTAAGTTGGCATGCCTTTGGAGAAGCAAAACCAAGAAAAGAATTGAATGAAATTGCAAGGAACATAGTTGCTAATTGTGGAGGACTACCACTAGCCCTTAAGGTCCTCGGTGGATGGACAATGCAAATTCCCTATGTTCAAGTTCAAGAATGGAAATATGTATCGTTACGACTGCCAAATGCCTTTGCTCGAGTTAgagagaaattgaaaataagttttGACGGTTTAGGTGACATGGAAAAAGATATATTTCTTGATGTATGTTGTTTCTTTATTGGTAAAGAGAGAGGCTATGCCACAGAGATACTAAATGGCTGTGGACTACATGCTGATATTGGAATAACAGTTCTCATAGAACGTGACTTCATAAAAGTTGAAAGGAACAACAAACTTGAAATGCATCCTTTGTTACGAGACATGGGAAGAGAAATTACTCGTCGGGATTGGCCACAGGAACCGGGAAAAAGGAGTCGATTATGGTTTCATGAAGATGTAAAAGATATCCTGAAAACAAAGAGT GGAACAAAAGCTACGCAGGGATTGTCCCTGAAACTGCATTCAACCAGCAGAGATTGCTTTGAAGCTCAAGCTTTcaaaaatatgaagagtttAAGATTGCTACAACTGGATCATGTACAACTTACTGGAGACTATGGCTATCTTTCTAAACAACTCAGATGGATTTGTTGGAAAGGGTTTCCTTCTAAATACATTCCAAACAACTTTTGTATGGAAAGTGTGGTTGCAATGGATTTAAAGCATAGTCATCTTCAACTCCTCTGGAAGCAACCACTCTCGAACCAACCCCAG GTTTTAGAGCGGTTAAAATTCCTTAATCTTAGTCACTCCAAGTACTTGAGAGAAACACCTGACTTTTCAATACTACCAAGTCTTGAACAGCTCATTTTAAAAGATTGTCGAAGTTTGTGCAACGTACACCCATCCATTGGAGATCTCTGCAATCTGTTTCTGATAAATTTGAAGGACTGCACAAGTCTAAGTTGTCTCCCAAGAGAAGTATATAAGCTGAAATCCTTAAGAACTTTCATTCTCTCTGGTTGTTTCAAGATTTTCATATTGGAAGAAGATATAGTGCAGTTGGAATCCTTGATAACTCTAGTTACTGAAAATACAGTTGCTGAAAGTACGGCTGTGAAACAATTGCCCTGTTCAATTGTAAGCTCAAAAAGCATTGGATATATATCTCTACGTGGATTTGAAGCATCGTCACATAATATTTTTCCTTCAATCATTCGGTCTTGGATGTCACCAATTGTGAATCCACAATCTTATATTAGCCCGTATTGCATGGATATGAAGAATAATAATGAGCGCGACCTTGCCCCATTGCTCAGCGTCCTTGCAAATATTCGAACTGTTCTTGTTCAATGTGACGCGGAGGTTCAATTATCAAAGCAAGTAAAGAAAATTCTTGTCGAATGCAGTGTAAATTTTACAGAGTCAAGAATTTCAAAGCGTCATTTGAGGTTTTCTTTGAATTGTGTTGGAAGTTACAATGATTTCTTCAACACTCTCAACAATAGCGTTTCTGAG GGATTGGCAAGCAGTGAGTGTAATGATGTTTCTCTTCCAGGTGACAACTATCCTTGGTTGGTCCATATGGGTGAGGGACATTCTGTTTCTTTCACTGTGCCTCAGAATAGTGACATGAAGAGAATGATTCTATGTGTTGTTTATTTATCAACCCCTGGAATCATGGCAACTGAATGTCTTAGAAGTGTCTTAATTGTTAATTACACAAAGTGCAAATTACAGATACACAACCATGGCTCAGTAATTTCCATTAACGATGATGATTGGCATGGCATAATGGCAAATTTAGGATCAggagagaaggtggagatttTTTTGACTTTTGATCATGGACTGGTCCGTCTGTATGATATGTGgtga
- the LOC108347378 gene encoding disease resistance protein Roq1 isoform X1: MEFASSSSSSSSSFLKSEPHFIYDVVINFGGEDIGRRFLSHLHYALLQAQVKTFTSEENGQEGTKLEEHMRAIAASKIAIIVFSKTYAESICCLIELEEIIECLKTFGQIVLPVFYEIDPLDVRDQTNDFGKALGQTANKSYSGEQLEHALSRWSRALAIASGITGWDLRNFRHDAEFVEVIVNRVQTLLDYKDLFITQFPVGLEFHVEKVIGCIENHSTKVCMIGIWEMVGSGKTTIAKAIYNRIYHLFIGKSFIENHREVWDHTWPLHLQEQFLYDVLKSKFRLQTTWMGRIMIENELCRKKLLIVLDDVNEIGQLQNLCGSHHWFGRGTVIIITTRDVDLLNRLKLNYVYRMSDMKENESLGCHGFSEAKPRKDLNELVRNVVVYCGGLPLAL, encoded by the exons ATGGAGTtcgcttcttcttcatcatcgtcatcttcatctttcttGAAATCAGAACCCCATTTCATATACGATGTGGTCATCAACTTTGGGGGAGAAGACATCGGTAGAAGGTTCCTTTCTCATCTTCATTATGCCCTTTTACAAGCTCAAGTCAAAACTTTTACTAGCGAGGAAAATGGTCAAGAGGGAACGAAGCTGGAAGAACACATGCGAGCAATAGCAGCCTCTAAGATTGCAATAATCGTTTTCTCCAAAACATATGCTGAATCTATCTGCTGTCTTATTGAGCTTGAAGAAATCATTGAATGCCTCAAAACATTTGGCCAAATAGTTTTGCCCGTATTTTACGAGATTGATCCATTGGATGTTCGTGATCAGACAAACGATTTTGGAAAAGCATTGGGACAAACTGCAAACAAAAGTTATTCAGGAGAACAACTGGAACATGCATTGTCCAGGTGGAGCCGTGCACTCGCCATAGCTTCAGGTATCACTGGTTGGGATCTCAGAAATTTTAG GCATGATGCTGAATTTGTGGAGGTAATTGTTAATCGCGTTCAGACATTACTGGACTATAAAGACTTGTTTATTACCCAATTTCCTGTTGGATTAGAGTTTCACGTGGAAAAGGTGATTGGATGTATTGAAAATCATTCCACCAAAGTGTGTATGATAGGAATATGGGAAATGGTAGGATCGGGTAAAACCACCATAGCCAAAGCCATCTATAATCGAATTTATCATTTATTCATTGGTAAGAGTTTTATTGAAAATCATAGAGAAGTTTGGGATCATACATGGCCTCTTCATTTGCAAGAACAATTTCTTTACGATGTCCTAAAATCCAAGTTCAGATTGCAAACCACTTGGATGGGAAGAATTATGATCGAGAACGAACTTTGTCGAAAAAAGTTGCTCATTGTGCTTGATGATGTGAATGAGATAGGCCAATTACAAAACCTATGTGGGAGTCATCATTGGTTCGGTAGAGGAACTGTGATAATCATTACAACTAGAGATGTTGACTTGCTGAACCGACTCAAACTTAATTATGTGTATAGAATGTCTGATATGAAGGAAAATGAGTCCCTTGGTTGTCATGGCTTTAGTGAAGCAAAACCAAGAAAAGACTTGAATGAACTTGTAAGAAACGTAGTTGTTTATTGTGGAGGACTACCACTAGCTCTATAA